Below is a window of Flavobacterium sp. N2820 DNA.
GGTAAGCCGTCATAAACAAACTTTCACCCGTTAAAACTCGCTTTCCTGCAGATAACAGTTTTCCGAAAATTCCTTGTTGTTGTTCTTGGCTTCCGTCTCCAAAAATAGTTTCCATTTTGATGCCGTTTTCCATCATCATAAAACTTCCTGCTTCGGCAACCACAACTTCTTGAGGATCTAATTCAATTTCAACATATTGCATTTCTTCACCATAAATATGGTAATCTATTTCGTGTGCTTTCATAATGGTAAATTTTATTTTATTAGTATTCAAATATGTTTTCGCCTATCATCATTGGTTATTGCCTTAAACAAAATCCGTATTGGAGGCTATTTCATATCTTTAATAAGACATAAATATGTCGCTCACAAAAAACAAAAGTTACTAAAAATCGAAAATTATTTAAGTGTGTATTTTCTAATTAGACTATTAAAGAGTCGGTAGCCTAATCCTCTTCTGAGAAATTTCATCAAATTCGCATCAAAACCAATGGTGTATCTTCTGAATTTTTTGTTGGGATTTTCTGCTATTTCGTATAATTTTTCAGTGATTAATGGCGTTAGGTTTGTGTTTTTATTTGATTTTTTCTGAAGTAAATCGGTTACTTTTTTCATCAAATCATTATACGATTTTACTGAAGTCGCAGGACATTTGGTAACATTTTTTTGAAAAGAAGTTGGCGCGTTTCCAAACTGAACTGTACAAACTTTAATATTTAAATCGTATAATTCATATGCCATACATTCTGAAAAACTTTCAACCGCTTGCTTTGTCGAATGGTAAAAACTCCCTAAAGGCAAATTTACCAAACCAGCGATTGACGATATATTAATAAAAAGTCCATTTTTTTGTGTTCTAAAAACTGGAATAAAAGCTCTACAAACTTTGACCACTCCTAACCAATTAATATCAACAATAGTGTCAATTTTTTTATCTTCAGAAAGTTCAACAAAACTTCTGTAACCCACACCTGCGTTATTAATAATCACATCAATTTTTGGATTATCTAAAATGATTTTCTGCTTTGCAGTTTCAATGCTTTCAGAACAAGTTACATCAAGTTCATAACATCTTATGGATGGATTATTATTTAATTCCTCTGCTTCCAAAAGGTGTAACATGGTTGCTATAACATT
It encodes the following:
- a CDS encoding SDR family NAD(P)-dependent oxidoreductase, coding for MKKTVLITGAAGGIGKQTALFFADKGWNVIATMLHLLEAEELNNNPSIRCYELDVTCSESIETAKQKIILDNPKIDVIINNAGVGYRSFVELSEDKKIDTIVDINWLGVVKVCRAFIPVFRTQKNGLFINISSIAGLVNLPLGSFYHSTKQAVESFSECMAYELYDLNIKVCTVQFGNAPTSFQKNVTKCPATSVKSYNDLMKKVTDLLQKKSNKNTNLTPLITEKLYEIAENPNKKFRRYTIGFDANLMKFLRRGLGYRLFNSLIRKYTLK